A region of Thermococcus barossii DNA encodes the following proteins:
- a CDS encoding ArsR family transcriptional regulator, whose amino-acid sequence MDTLALLKALSNETNLQILSLLRSGSFHPRELARLLQRSESDVSRRLKKLEKLGLVEGRWIRLGGRNVRIYSLRVNEVKVNFLPGEVRVGIEEAESYRLPITFEDVPKTGFFVGRHDEVEILRRARGRVVVVHGIAGIGKTSLLARAFPEAFWYSMNGSESFEYFAWQLSLYLNSLGYRALMEYLRGGGKEEKELFELILEGIDETESVVVIDDLHKCRDETLMRMLSYLAGRLKKGTIAVASRVKPPLGIEGIVYINLGGLKPEEAYELAKKIKKGIPVDEFAEIYRITRGHPLALILLLESPGESSEEARENLFEFLFTEIYRSLTEEEKRMLLMLSIFEGPLEYEAIKALYGGRNTFSVLHSLLRKGLVERRGRQYFIHDMLKGFLREKETPESRTYYLEYAEYLLRKNTPRDFLKAFEYILRAGATGRIRELVELRIRRFKHLPGDFPKTYRMILSHAGDNPYARGELGIIYFNTGFFQKARDTLLEVEDKIEGLFKAEVVSTLADVFLMLENLEMAGRYLQKTRELAENLQDPEVWLWYYMEKTKYEYYRRNLEEALKSAFKELEISRKHGGAPENEGLVLLHIGDIYLDLEQPEEGIKYYEEGLRVAKAYGLTFIEHVTYMELSKTHYILGNYRKAVSYGNRAVEYFLRIKNYRRAVDALAYRCVSWIGLGEAERAEEDARELVRIAHSTGYPLAWAGYIFMGAAKFLKGEDGSGYVEEGRKHLQDYPWLFEAVIQELGRVFEFPEELNLSRE is encoded by the coding sequence GTGGATACACTTGCCCTGCTCAAGGCCCTCTCCAACGAAACGAATCTCCAGATACTCTCCCTCCTGAGGTCGGGGTCATTCCATCCGAGGGAGCTGGCAAGGCTCCTCCAGAGGAGCGAGAGCGACGTGTCGAGAAGACTGAAAAAACTGGAGAAGCTGGGACTTGTGGAGGGAAGGTGGATCAGACTGGGGGGCAGAAACGTTAGAATCTACTCCCTCAGGGTGAACGAGGTAAAGGTCAACTTCCTGCCGGGAGAAGTTCGGGTGGGGATTGAGGAGGCCGAATCCTACAGGCTTCCCATAACATTTGAAGACGTGCCAAAAACGGGCTTTTTCGTGGGGAGACACGATGAGGTTGAGATTCTCAGAAGGGCAAGGGGTAGGGTGGTGGTTGTTCACGGAATTGCGGGAATCGGAAAGACCAGCCTCCTTGCAAGGGCTTTTCCTGAAGCGTTCTGGTACTCAATGAACGGCTCGGAGAGCTTCGAATACTTCGCCTGGCAGCTCAGCCTCTACCTAAACTCCCTGGGATATCGGGCCCTTATGGAGTATCTTCGAGGCGGTGGAAAAGAGGAAAAGGAGCTGTTTGAGCTGATTCTCGAAGGAATTGACGAGACAGAAAGTGTGGTCGTGATAGACGACCTCCACAAGTGCCGGGACGAGACACTCATGAGAATGCTCTCCTATCTGGCAGGAAGGCTGAAGAAGGGCACCATCGCCGTTGCGTCGAGAGTCAAGCCCCCCCTCGGCATCGAGGGGATAGTCTACATAAACCTGGGCGGCCTGAAACCCGAGGAGGCCTACGAACTGGCAAAAAAGATTAAAAAAGGAATCCCCGTGGACGAATTTGCCGAGATCTACCGCATAACCCGGGGCCATCCGCTGGCGCTTATCCTTCTGCTCGAAAGCCCGGGGGAAAGCTCGGAAGAGGCCAGAGAGAATCTCTTCGAGTTTCTTTTCACGGAGATTTACCGCTCTCTGACCGAAGAGGAGAAGCGGATGCTCCTAATGCTTTCCATCTTCGAAGGACCCCTGGAATATGAGGCCATTAAAGCCCTTTACGGTGGAAGGAACACCTTTTCCGTTCTCCACTCCCTGCTGAGAAAGGGGCTGGTGGAGAGGCGGGGCAGGCAGTACTTCATCCACGACATGCTGAAGGGCTTTCTCCGGGAGAAGGAAACTCCCGAAAGCAGAACCTACTATCTGGAGTATGCAGAGTATCTCCTCCGAAAAAACACGCCCAGAGACTTCCTGAAGGCCTTCGAATACATCCTCAGGGCCGGGGCCACCGGGAGGATAAGGGAACTGGTGGAGCTTCGAATCCGGAGGTTCAAACACCTGCCGGGGGACTTTCCGAAGACATACAGGATGATACTATCCCATGCAGGGGATAACCCCTACGCCCGGGGGGAGCTGGGCATAATCTACTTCAACACGGGATTCTTCCAGAAGGCCAGGGATACCCTCCTGGAGGTGGAGGACAAAATCGAGGGCCTCTTCAAGGCGGAGGTCGTGAGCACCTTGGCGGACGTCTTCCTCATGCTTGAGAACCTGGAGATGGCGGGGAGGTATCTGCAGAAGACGAGAGAGCTGGCCGAAAACCTTCAGGATCCAGAGGTGTGGCTCTGGTATTACATGGAGAAAACGAAGTACGAGTACTACCGCCGAAACCTTGAAGAAGCTTTGAAGAGTGCGTTTAAGGAGCTCGAAATATCAAGAAAACACGGAGGCGCTCCTGAAAACGAAGGACTGGTGCTCCTTCACATAGGGGACATATACCTCGACCTGGAGCAACCTGAGGAGGGAATAAAATACTACGAAGAGGGTCTGAGGGTAGCAAAAGCCTACGGGCTGACCTTTATCGAACACGTTACGTACATGGAGCTATCTAAGACTCACTACATACTTGGAAACTACCGGAAGGCCGTCTCCTATGGAAACCGGGCCGTGGAGTACTTCCTGAGAATCAAGAACTACCGCAGGGCGGTGGATGCTCTGGCCTACAGATGCGTATCATGGATAGGGCTCGGCGAGGCAGAGAGGGCGGAGGAGGATGCCAGAGAGCTCGTCAGAATCGCCCACAGCACCGGCTATCCCCTTGCTTGGGCGGGCTACATCTTCATGGGAGCGGCAAAGTTTTTGAAGGGAGAGGACGGGTCCGGTTACGTGGAGGAGGGGAGAAAACACCTCCAGGATTATCCCTGGCTTTTTGAGGCCGTTATTCAAGAACTCGGAAGGGTTTTTGAGTTCCCTGAGGAGCTAAACTTAAGTAGAGAATGA
- a CDS encoding YchF/TatD family DNA exonuclease codes for MLDAHAHFEFYKKDAPQVIEECRKELRAVVDSITEYRKAHVWKSWELLKPHFGFVFPTLGYHPNEARRGNWEKVEKVENFILEHKDEIVAVGEIGLDCHYAENERQRENQRAIFRHFLELAVELELPVVIHAREAEREAFELVQKVGARAYFHSFAGSIELAREIAENGHPIGINTGIVFIPEVKAVAKAIEVDHLLVETDSPYMSPVRGRRNIPCNVRVAIEEVAKLKGMEFEEVERITEGNTVRFFSLKL; via the coding sequence ATGCTTGACGCACACGCTCATTTCGAGTTCTACAAAAAGGACGCGCCACAGGTGATAGAAGAGTGTCGGAAGGAGCTCAGGGCAGTCGTGGATTCCATCACAGAGTACCGCAAAGCCCATGTCTGGAAGAGCTGGGAGCTGTTAAAGCCCCACTTCGGCTTCGTCTTTCCAACGCTCGGCTACCACCCAAACGAGGCCAGAAGGGGCAACTGGGAGAAGGTGGAAAAGGTCGAGAACTTCATCCTCGAACACAAGGATGAGATAGTGGCGGTGGGAGAGATAGGCCTCGACTGCCACTATGCTGAAAACGAAAGGCAGAGAGAGAACCAGAGGGCAATCTTCAGGCACTTTCTCGAACTGGCGGTTGAACTTGAATTGCCCGTGGTGATACACGCGAGGGAGGCGGAAAGAGAGGCCTTCGAGCTCGTTCAGAAAGTTGGGGCCAGGGCGTACTTCCACTCCTTCGCAGGGAGCATTGAACTGGCAAGGGAGATAGCCGAGAACGGACACCCCATCGGTATAAACACTGGAATAGTTTTCATCCCAGAGGTAAAGGCCGTTGCGAAGGCCATCGAGGTCGATCACCTCCTCGTCGAGACGGACAGCCCCTACATGAGCCCCGTAAGGGGGCGGAGGAACATCCCATGCAACGTCCGCGTTGCCATCGAGGAGGTGGCAAAGCTTAAGGGCATGGAGTTTGAGGAAGTCGAAAGGATAACCGAAGGAAACACCGTGAGGTTCTTCAGTTTGAAGCTGTAG
- a CDS encoding DUF3216 domain-containing protein, producing MNVPEIEELKELCGELGETGLVGRIDSFVALNEGLESKKGKEFIEVSLLGFAEGILVSLMRKYPDDERVRSLLEKVRQRREELDVLFRKPRAPILDET from the coding sequence GTGAACGTCCCTGAGATTGAAGAATTGAAGGAACTGTGTGGAGAACTCGGGGAGACGGGCCTTGTCGGAAGGATAGATTCGTTCGTGGCTCTCAACGAGGGGCTCGAAAGCAAGAAGGGGAAGGAGTTCATAGAGGTCTCGCTCCTGGGCTTCGCCGAGGGCATCCTTGTGAGCCTGATGAGAAAGTATCCAGATGACGAAAGGGTGAGAAGCCTCCTTGAAAAGGTCAGGCAGAGAAGAGAGGAGCTCGATGTCCTCTTCAGGAAACCGAGAGCTCCTATCTTGGATGAAACGTAA
- a CDS encoding DUF504 domain-containing protein yields MRKGTVKEVLAKIKYDPREDEGDYYIVIEHRGAYGDIKKIPVGMIELGHGYFFVGDAQIPYHRILKVVRKDGRVVWETRKL; encoded by the coding sequence ATGCGAAAGGGAACTGTGAAGGAGGTTCTGGCCAAGATAAAGTACGACCCGAGGGAGGACGAAGGGGACTACTACATCGTAATCGAACATCGCGGGGCCTACGGGGATATAAAGAAGATTCCCGTGGGAATGATAGAACTGGGGCACGGTTACTTCTTCGTCGGCGATGCCCAGATACCCTACCACCGTATTCTGAAGGTGGTCAGAAAGGATGGAAGGGTAGTGTGGGAAACCAGAAAGCTCTGA
- a CDS encoding DUF835 domain-containing protein, which produces MENKEVSAISMDGIVEALRDKSPKELLSYAIFNEEEEAKYYAKLAEKTKRASIKALFIKMSEDSKGHRDWLYRLFKKLYPDEEPVKVEAPPVEVAPFYPEFESVEDYLSALKYCMESELFAKKTYELLAKVARDEDTKAFALNLAAMEEDHYNSIRKMYELMLSLEEKEITPEKLEPGGYLFTDELKAKYFLIDLLESGVELSAVIREKPEKFLEMLDGSRVSVVWITRTEVEGSIRPDEIPMLKKMFCRFLGKTSEGRGKGAVFLQNLSYLALELGFKSMMDVVLYLKDCALLYDGYILATAVKEAFSPREWVLLTSELKEVS; this is translated from the coding sequence ATGGAAAACAAGGAGGTTTCTGCCATCAGCATGGACGGGATAGTGGAGGCGCTTAGGGATAAGTCTCCAAAGGAGCTTTTGAGCTATGCCATCTTCAATGAGGAAGAGGAGGCAAAATACTACGCCAAACTGGCTGAAAAGACCAAGAGGGCCAGTATCAAAGCTCTGTTCATAAAAATGAGTGAAGACAGTAAGGGACACCGTGACTGGCTGTACAGGCTCTTCAAAAAGCTCTATCCTGATGAGGAACCCGTGAAGGTTGAGGCTCCCCCTGTGGAGGTTGCCCCTTTTTACCCGGAGTTTGAGAGCGTTGAAGACTACCTATCTGCCCTCAAGTACTGCATGGAAAGCGAGCTGTTTGCCAAGAAAACCTACGAGCTTCTGGCCAAGGTTGCAAGGGACGAGGACACGAAGGCATTCGCACTCAATCTGGCCGCGATGGAGGAGGACCATTATAACTCGATAAGAAAGATGTACGAACTCATGCTCTCCCTTGAGGAGAAGGAGATAACCCCCGAGAAACTTGAGCCTGGGGGATACCTCTTCACTGACGAGCTGAAGGCGAAGTACTTCCTAATAGACCTCCTGGAGAGCGGTGTTGAGCTGTCGGCGGTCATAAGAGAGAAGCCCGAGAAGTTCCTTGAAATGCTGGACGGCAGCAGGGTTAGCGTGGTGTGGATAACCAGGACCGAAGTTGAAGGTTCCATACGCCCCGATGAGATACCTATGCTCAAGAAGATGTTCTGCAGATTCTTGGGCAAGACCTCAGAGGGCAGAGGTAAGGGCGCAGTTTTCCTCCAGAATCTCAGCTATCTCGCGCTTGAGCTCGGGTTCAAGAGCATGATGGACGTTGTGCTTTACCTGAAGGACTGTGCGCTCCTGTACGATGGCTACATCCTGGCCACTGCAGTCAAAGAGGCCTTCAGCCCCCGCGAATGGGTCCTACTCACCTCGGAACTCAAGGAGGTCTCCTGA
- a CDS encoding MBL fold metallo-hydrolase — protein sequence MRISSIEEFPREIVPVEIPPHIVMLRGIGWDSNVYLVRDGNEVLIIDTGTGVNWHVYAEIWEREGYLKEAKKAIIFNTHEHFDHVGGNSTLADWLKGKGIEVLFAAHEVTAKTLEKGDDYVILAYSYGRKFEPQRVDLHMEDGERLKVGSLELELVHTPGHTAGSACLYLDDRETRVMFTGDTVFKGTVGRTDLPTGNGWKLQESLEKLLEYEVDFGLPGHGWVIKDWRGNINSILGWL from the coding sequence GTGAGGATAAGCTCAATCGAGGAGTTCCCCCGCGAGATAGTGCCGGTTGAGATTCCTCCGCACATCGTTATGCTCCGGGGAATCGGCTGGGACTCCAACGTTTACCTCGTGAGGGATGGGAACGAGGTCCTCATCATAGACACCGGCACCGGCGTTAACTGGCACGTCTACGCTGAAATCTGGGAGAGGGAAGGCTATCTAAAGGAGGCGAAGAAGGCGATAATCTTTAACACTCACGAGCACTTCGACCACGTGGGCGGAAACTCTACCCTGGCGGACTGGCTGAAGGGGAAGGGCATTGAGGTTCTCTTCGCCGCCCACGAGGTTACTGCAAAAACGCTGGAGAAGGGAGACGACTACGTGATTCTGGCCTATTCCTACGGTAGAAAGTTTGAGCCGCAGAGGGTTGACCTTCACATGGAGGATGGAGAAAGGCTCAAAGTGGGTTCCCTAGAGCTTGAGCTGGTTCACACCCCAGGTCACACCGCGGGAAGTGCGTGCCTTTATCTGGACGACAGGGAGACGAGGGTGATGTTCACCGGCGACACGGTCTTCAAGGGAACCGTGGGCAGGACGGATCTGCCGACCGGAAACGGCTGGAAACTTCAGGAGAGCCTCGAAAAGCTCCTCGAATACGAGGTTGACTTTGGACTTCCCGGGCACGGGTGGGTCATCAAAGACTGGCGGGGGAACATCAACTCGATACTGGGGTGGCTCTGA